TATGCCttccatgatttttcctttcttctgtgAGGTGGTTGCATTTACTTTTTGCATTTTATGCTTCCAACCTGTGCAAGCTAAGACAAATAAACtgctcataaaaaaatttacttacCAAGTTCAGCAAAATGCTCACAATGCTCTCCTACTGTCTATTGCATCATGGTGGTTGGATACAGGAGCTTTCTTCATTCCTACTAAGTGGCAGTTCATTGTCCTTTGTGTTGTCTCCCGTTCTTGGTTTAATATGCAATTTCATACCCAAGAAGTAAATTTTCTCAGATTTGGTTCtgccttttcctttcctccccTGGAAAACAAAAGTCATCGTGTTGTTAAGTTCCTTTGAAGGGTTAATTTGCCAGCTTTgctttattatatatttagcCTGCACTTAATGGTCGTTATGTAGCTCCTAGTTACGTAACTTATGTTCTCTATTATCTTGCAGGGACCGCAGTAGTAGCATGGAGGATCCAGATGGAACATTGGCAAGTGTTGCTCAGTGCATTGAGCAGTTGCGGCAAAGTACTTCTTCTGCTCAAGAGAAAGAGCATTCTCTGAGGCAGTTGCTGGAACTTATTGATACCCGTGAAAATGCTTTCAGTGCTGTTGGATCTCATTCTCAGGCCGTCCCAGTGCTTGTTTCGCTTCTCCGTTCAGGATCCGTGGAAGTGAAGATACAAGCTGCTAATGTTCTGGGATCTCTTTGCAAAGAGAATGACCTGAGGGTAAAAGTTCTTTTAGGAGGATGTATTCCTCCCTTGCTTGGTCTCCTCAAGTCCAGCTCTGCTGAAGGTCAAACTGCTGCTGCGAAGACTATATATGCTGTTTCTCAAGGTGGCTCTAAGGATCATGTTGGATCGAAAATTTTCTCGACTGAAGGTGTTGTGCCGGTGCTTTGGAAGCAACTACGGAAAGCCGGAAACTTAGTGGATGGCTTATTGACCGGAGCTTTACGGAGCCTGTCCAGCAGCACAGAAGGATTCTGGTCTGCTACGATACAAGCTGGAGGAGCGGATATCCTAGTGAAGTTGCTTATAGATGGACACTCAACTACTCAGGCAAATGTGTGCTTTCTTCTTGCCTGCATGATGATGGAAGATGCATCTGTTTGTTCTAATGTCTTGGCTGCAGACACCACCAAACATCTTCTCAAGTTATTGGGACCAGGAAATGAAGCTTCCATAAGAGCAGAAGCTGCAAATGCTCTCAAGTCTCTTTCTGCTCAATGCAAAGAAGCAAGACAGAAAATCGCCAGTACTAACGGGATTCCTGCACTGATAAATGCTACAATTGCTCCATCGAAGGAGTTCATGCAAGGTGAGTACGCCCAAGCACTGCAGGAGAATGCAATGTGTGCACTCGCTAATATTTCTGGTGGTTTGTCATATGTCATCTCAAGCCTTGGTCAAAGCCTTGAATCATGCGCTTCCCCAGCCCAGGTTGCTGATACATTGGGAGCTTTAGCTTCAGCTCTCATGATATATGACAGTAAAGCAGAGTCAACACGAGCGTCAGATCCTATGGCTGTTGAGCTGACGCTAATTAAGCAGTTCAAACCACGCCTACCATTTCTTGTGCAGGAACGTACAATTGAGGCCCTTGCCAGTTTGTACGGCAATCCCATTCTCTCGCTTAAACTGGCAAATTCTGATGACAAGCGTCTGCTTGTTGGTTTGATCACCATGGCAACCAATGAAGTGCAGGATGAACTCACACGAGCTCTTCTTGCACTTTGCAACAATGAAGGCAGTTTATGGCGTGCTCTTCAGGGACGTGAAGGTGTTCAGTTGTTGATTTCTCTTCTCGGTCTTTCTTCAGAGCAGCAGCAAGAATGTGCAGTTGCATTACTTTCTCTTCTGTCTAATGAGAATGATGAAAGTAAATGGGCGATCACGGCAGCTGGTGGTATACCTCCACTTGTTCAAATATTGGAGATAGGATCTGTCAAAGCGAAGGAAGACTCAGCACTGATCCTGAGGAATCTTTGCAATCATAGTGAAGATATCCGTGAATGTGTGGAAAGTGCAGATGCTGTGCCTGCTTTACTGTGGCTATTAAAGAATGGAAGCacaaatggaaaagaaattgcagCTAAGACCTTAAACCATTTAATCCACAAATCTGATACGGCAACCATCAGCCAGCTCACTGCATTACTCACCAGCGACCTGCCTGAATCTAAAGTGTACGTTTTGGATGCACTGCGGAGCATGCTTTCTGTTGCTCCCCTTGGAGATACCCTGCGAGAGGGTAGTGCTGCAAATGATGCTATTGAGACCATGATTAAACTACTGAGCTCTAGCAAAGAAGAAACTCAAGCCAAGTCTGCATCGGCCTTAGCTGGAATCTTTTGTCAAAGGAAGGACTTGCGTGAAAGCAGTATTGCAGTGAAGGCCCTTGTGTCTGTGTTAAAGCTACTGAATGTTGAATCTCAAAATATTCTCATGGAGTCCTCCCGTTGCCTTGCTGCAATTTTTCTGTCGATTAAGGTGAACAAGGATGTAGCTGCTATTGCCAAAGAAGCTCTCTCGCCCTTGGTTGTGTTAGCGAACTCCACCGAGCTGGATGTTGTGGAGCAAGCAACATGCGCCTTGGCCAATCTTATATTAGATAGTGAAATGTCGGAGACAGCAATTCCTGAAGAAATTATTTCCCCTGCTACCAGGGTCCTGCGTGAAGGCACGTTTGGTGGAAAGACCCATGCTGCTGCTGCAATTGCAAGGCTGCTTCATACTCGTCAAGTTGATTCTGCCTTGACTGACTATGTGAATCACTCGGGAATAGTTCTTGCATTGGTTTCTTTTCTAGAATCTACTAACAACGATCCAACTGCTACTTCAGAGGCACTGGATGCACTTGCACTTCTATCGAGATCAGGATCCAGTGGGCACATAAAACCTACATGGGCTGTTCTAGCTGAATTTCCAAACAGCATAACCCCTATAGTTGCGTCAATTGCCAATGCAGAACCTTTGCTGCAGGACAAAGCTATTGAAGTGCTATCACGACTTTGTCGTGATCAGCTTCTTGTTCTGGGTGATGCAGTTGCCAGCGCCAGTGGCTGTGTGTCGTCAGTAGCAAGAAGGATAATAAACTCGAAAAGCAGGAGAGTTAAAATTGGAGGAACTGCATTACTTATTTGTGCTGCCAAGGTCAATTACCAGAGAGTGATAGAGGATCTAAACCAGTCTAATTCTTGCACTTATCTGATTCAATCTCTGGTCACCCTTGCCAGTTCTGCTGAATCTTCTCCTCTGATAGGCCAGACACTTGATGATAAGGAGGCCTTGATCCTCTTCAGACATCATAAAGAGGAAACAGGGAGTGTTGAATCTGATGCAGGCAGTGTGACGGTGATTCATGGTGTAAACTTGGCAATATGGCTACTCTCTGTGCTTGCCAGTCATGATGAAAAAATTAAGACCGTGATCATGGAGGCTGGAGCCATTGAGGTGCTCACTGACAAAATCACGCATTACTACTCACTCTATTCCCAggtatgattttctttttcccaaaattctTTTGCTGAATGGTAATTATATGTTTGTTGATATGAATGACAatgatgcagattgaagataaGGAGGACAGTAGCATATGGATATGTGCTTTGCTTCTGGCAATTTTGTTCCAAGATAGAGATATCATAAGAGCGAATGCAACCATGAAATCAATTCCAGCTCTGGCAAATTTATTGAAGACTGAAGAGCCAGCAAACAGATACTTTGCTGCCCAAGCAATGTGCAGCCTTGTCTGCAATGGAAGCAGGGGAACTCTGCTTTCTGTGGCAAATTCGGGTGCAGTAAATACGGTTGCAGCAGGTGGGCTTATTTCATTACTTGGTTGTGCTCACGTTGATATATTCCATCTCTTGGAATTGTCAGAAGAGTTTGCTCTAGTGCGCTATCCAGACCAAGTTGCTCTTGAGAGGTTATTCAGAGTTGAGGACATTAGGGTGGGGGCAACTTCTCGAAAAGCCATCCCTGCCCTTGTGGACTTGCtgaagccgattcctgatcgTCCAGATGCACCCTTCCTGGCACTGGGCTTCTGACTCAGCTTGCAAAAGACTGTCCCTCGAACAAGATACTAATGGTTGAAGCAGGTGCTCTGGAAGCCCTGACCAAGTACCTTTCACTGGGCCCACAGGATGTGACTGAAGAAGCTGCTACTGACCTACTGGGAATCTTATTTAGCACTCCTGAAATAAGGAAGCATGAATCTGCATTTGGTGCTGTGAGTCAATTGGTAGCAGTTTTACGTTTAGGTGGAAGAGCTGCACGGTATAGTGCCTCTAAAGCTCTGGAAAGCCTTTTTCTGCTGACCATATTAGAAATGCTGAAACTTCAAGGCAAGCTGTTCAACCTCTGGTCGAGGTTCTTAGCACTGGTTTAGAGAAGGAACAGCATGCTGCTATTGCTGCATTGGTTAGATTATTGAGTGAGAACCCGTCAAGAGCTCTAGCTGTTGCAGATGTTGAAATGAACGCAGTGGATGTCCTTTGCAGGATCCTTTCTTCAAATTGTTCAATGGAGCTGAAGGGAGATGCAGCTGAGTTGTGCTGTGTTCTATTTGGAAACACAAGAATCAGGTCGACCATGGCTGCGGCTCGCTGTGTTGAGCCTTTGGTCTCTCTCCTTGTCACCGAATTTAGTCCTGCTCAGCATTCGGTTGTTCGCGCATTGGAAAAACTTGTTGAAGATGAGCAGCTGGCAGAATTAGTTGCTGCACATGGTGCAGTTGTTCCACTTGTTGGCCTTCTCTATGGCAGGAATTACTTGCTTCATGAAGCTATATCAAGGGCTCTCGTGAAGTTGGGAAAAGACAGACCTGCTTGTAAGATGGAAATGGTGAAAGCGGGAGTTATAGAAGGCATACTTGATATCCTCCATGAAGCACCGGATTTTCTTTGTGCTGCTTTTGCAGAATTGCTTCGGATCTTGACCAACAATGCCGGCATTGCCAAAGGAGCGTCTGCAGCTAAAGTGGTGGAAcccctttttcatcttttgacaAGAGCGGAGTTTGGGCCAGATGGCCAGCATAGTGCATTGCAAGTTCTTGTCAATGTTTTGGAGCATCCCCAGTGCCGATCTGAGTACCACCTTAGTTCCCACCAGGCTATTGAGCCTCTCATCCCTTTACTTGATTCTACAGCTCCAGCTGTCCAGCAATTGGCAGCTGAGCTTCTGTCCCATCTGCTTTCAGGAGAACACCTCCAGAAGGACTCAGTAATGCTGCAGGTAATTGGTCCCCTTGTACGAGTACTCGGTTCTGGGATACATACGTTGCAGCAGAGGGCTGTAAGGGCCCTAGAAAGAATTGCACTCGCATGGCCGAATGAAATTGCAAAAGAAGGTGGCGTTGCAGAGCTTTCCAAAGTGATATTGCAAACTGACCCTTTGCTTCCCCATGCTTTGTGGGAATCTGCATCTTCTGTTTTATCCAGTATTCTACAGTTTAGTTCTGAGTTCTATCTGGAGGTACCTGTCGCGGTGTTGGTAAGGTTACTCCATTCTGGCTCAGAAAGCACAGTAGTAGGTGCTTTGAATGCTCTCCTGGTTTTGGAGAGTGATGATTCAACTAGTGCCGAAGCAATGGCTGAAAGTGGTGCAGTAGAGGCTCTTTTGGAACTCATTAGGTCTCATCAGTGTGAGGAAACGGCAGCAAGACTGCTGGAAGTATTGCTGAACAATGTTAAGATCCGAGAGACAAAAGTTACCAAATCTGCAATCTTGCCTTTATCGCAGTACCTTCTTGATCCGCAAACGCAAGCCCAGCAGGCCAGACTCCTTGCTACTCTTGCCCTTGGTGACATATTTCAGAATGAAGGTCTTGCTAGAAGTGCAGATGCTGTTTCAGCTTGTCGTGCCTTAGTAAATGTGCTTGAAGACCAACCTACCGAAGAAATGAAAGTTGTCGCTATATGTGCTTTACAGAATCTTGTTATGTACAGTAGATCAAACAAAAGGGCAGTTGCAGAGGCTGGCGGTGTTCAAGTTGTATTAGATTTGATTGGTTCAAGTGATCCAGACACTTCTGTCCAAGCTGCAATGTTTATTAAGCTTCTATTCTCCAATCATACCATTCAGGAGTATGCCTCAAGTGAAACAGTCAGAGCTATCACTGGTGAGACTTCTTTGTATCTGATTTAGGATTCATAGGTTTTATCTTTTGGAATTTGAGAAGCACAAGCATATGCACGTAATAAGGCACTTTATTATTGTCATTGCTggtttttttcccctcaaagTTCAAATCATCCATCTTTAGATATTGCAACTTCTTGTGTcattttttgacatttgtgATATTTTAACAAGATTACGATGATGATTTCCCTGTTTTGTGAGTCAATCCACGTGGCAATTTTGGCAGCGAAGATCATGTGCCATGGTGCAAATAATATTGCTGTAGGTACTAAATTGTGAAGGACAAGGACATGCTAACTTCAACCTGTTCTAAATCACTATTTTATAACTATGACAGAGAATCTTTCATCAGAAGTTTCCTTGTGCAATTGCGAAATGATAGAATATCTGTTGAGTCATCCTAGGGCATGAACATGTATATATCGCATGTCAGAGAAAAGGTTCTCTCTCATTCAATTGACGGCAAGAGTCCAACTAATTGGAGCTCAGCGATGTGTTGAATAGCATAGTGGACAGTTCAAGTTATTGTATAGCCAATTTACCACATTGATTTAGTGCTGCATTATTCTGACCAAGTCCATGCACTTCAGGTTGGAAAAACAGTTGCACTGTGCTAGTAATTTCTTCGTCTGTGTTGCTATTTATGGCCTTGCTTCTATTCTGTAATCTTTTCACCTCTTTAATGATTATCCTCTCACCTTGCAGCTGCCATTGAGAAGGATCTGTGGGCAACTGGAACTGTCAATGAAGAGTATCTAAAGGCTCTGAATgcattctttggcaattttccaCGTTTACGAGCCACCGAGCCTGCAACACTCAGTATTCCTCATCTGGTTACCTCCCTAAAGACGGGTTCTGAGGCAACGCAAGAAGCCGCTTTAGATGCACTTTTCCTGCTACGGCAAGCCTGGTCAGCATGCCCAGCTGAGGTTTCAAGAGCTCAATCAGTAGCTGCGGCAGATGCAATTCCCTTGCTGCAATACTTGATTCAGTCTGGCCCGCCTAGGTTTCAGGAAAAGGCTGAATTTCTGTTGCAGTGTTTGCCAGGGACATTGGTAGTCATAATCAAGCGTGGCAATAATATGAAGCAGTCTGTTGGTAACCCTAGCGTTTTCTGCAAGCTCACACTTGGCAACACACCACCCAGGCAAACTAAGGTTAGCTGCATATACTATATCAGTTGCTTCTTGTATTATGGTATGaacaacaaattgttgaaaCTTGTTGTAACTACCAACTACCTTGCAAGCGGTTTGGGTGGAAGCTGCAAGTCCAAATAGAATTTGTTTAGCCAGAGCCTATCTCCATTTCGCATATGATGGTACTAATATTTACCTTACAGTATGAGCCCTGTTGGACTTAAGCAGCAAGGAATTGTTGTAGGACACAAAAGTCCTTCAAAACAAAATTGTGGTGAATCACTGCCACGTTTTTACTTTGAACTGTATAGACTTAGGTTTTTGTCATGCTGTCCTTGAGCTGGTGCTTGACAGTTGAAATCACTCTTGCATTCATGAATTGGATGTTGACTTGATCTTGTTCAAACTTGCTAAACGGGAGAACGTTTTTAGTCTTCAACCTCAATATAATGCTTGTGATTTTAGATGCCATTTAATCTGCTAACTACTGCCTAAATGACTGGGACAATTAAGTAAATACTTTTTCCATTTTGTCTGGTCGGGCAACTGTGAGATTTTTAAGTTCCTAAAGGTTAGCTATACCTTTTTCTCCTTCCAGGACATGAAGTTATTCTCTCTTCCAATTCTTCCATCTAAAATTTCATCATTAGTCATGTCATTGTGTCTAATTGCCTTATTTTTAGTGATGCCTCAGTTTTTTCACTGGTGCTAATTTGGTGTCCTTGCAAATCTCTTCTTTGTAATCAGGTTGTTGCCACTGGTCCAAATCCGGAGTGGGAAGAAAGCTTCTCATGGTCCTTTGAAAGTCCTCCCAAAGGCCAGAAGCTTCATATTTCCTGcaagaacaaaagcaaaatgGGAAAGGTAACTTAATTGTGGCTGTTATATCTGATGACAGGAATGTGAAAAGCTCTAAGTCTTGATTCAGTTGCTAATTACTCATGGCTGGTGTTCTCTGTCTCGATGCAGAGTTCTTTTGGGAAAGTGACAATTCAGATTGATCGGGTCGTGATGCTGGGGGCTGTTGCTGGGGAGTACACTTTGTTGCCAGAGAGCAAAAGCGGCCCGTCGAGGAATTTGGAGATCGAGTTCCAGTGGTCGAACAAGTGATGTTTACGCCGCGGAACTCGCCATTCTTCCCCGAAGCGAGCCTCGGCGAGGACCCGAGTTCGAGAAAGGAATTCTTTTACGTAAGATTTTTGTCTGGAGTACTTATGATGTCATTGTATATACGTTGCTGGAGTGGGGGCCTTTTTCAGAGTTTTCCTAGTGATTGTTTCTGTGTAACATAGTCAAGACAAGTCAGTGTATTCTTTTGTAACTTGAtgtattcttttttcctttctgggTGAACATAATGAACAGAAGGATCGATTTCCCGATAAGCGACGGAGATAATAAACCATATTTACTTGTATATCTTGATGATACTCCGACAAGCGACTAGTATGCAACGAGGCCGCTTCTTGTCGGCCTCGTCGATGATATTCTCAGCTGATCCATGGTCCTGCAAATCTCATGTTTACGCGAATCATCGTAAGTTTCGACGAATTGGTCATGGTAGTTTGGTTTAGAAAATGTGCTGGTGTCTAAATCAAATGATGCAAAGGCAGGGCAAAATCAAGTTCTTGAGGTCCCATTGATTGGGGAGTCATCCTTTTGCTTCCTTTTTGCCTTCAATATGCTTGCAATTCACGACTTCTGCACAAGGACAGCGGTTTCCACTGATCTAGTAAGAACAGGCCATGGCCCATCAGTTGGGACATGGAGCTCATTTGAtggaaaagatgaaattatAAGTTATGAACATTCAAATGCTTAATTTTTCagaattgaaaatggaaaaataattatttgataataGCTGAAAATCTAGCATGGTATATAATATTATTACTTTCTCACCAAACATTTACTTATGGATAATAACTGATGGATTTTTCTCCACATATTTagaattcattttaaatttgcgttaatatttttttgagcCTTTATAGCAAACATCGGCGACGGAAAGCTTTCTTTTCAGAAGCGGATTGTGATTGTGGCATGTGTACAATATTCTATGGACACCTTCTCAAGTGCTTTATTTTCAAAAGCGGATTGCGATTGTGGGGCGTGTACGATATTCTATGGACAGCTTCTTAAGTGCACACGTCGGGAGATGTCGCATATTAAACTAGTGGAGTCGATCAATACCTTAcaagttttcattttcattacAATCTAgaaatatttctctctttccaCATATATGTAAATAATCTCTTCATATTGTGTTAATAATTTCTACCCACTAAttaatattccaaaaatattatcatttttttaaatgttgatgttttttttttctttggtgacCAAGGATTCATTGGAGTATGCTTTTGTTAGCTTACGCCGATTCGGGGTCTCATGGGCCTCCGCGATGGAAGCCCAACAGCGACTATACCTTGGAAAAAGCTAGCCCAGCAACCCATCGCTAGGGCCCCCTACTTAAATTACTAGCAttgtggggattcgaactctcGACCACATTGAAGCAGGGGAGAACGAATACCAGCGTGGCTGCCTATGGATGAGTTCGATGTTTTACATTGATGTaatggaaaattattcaaaaaatcttgaacttaTTTCACTTTTACCTATCCAATTATAAACCTTCTAATTATgctaattgaattctaaatctttttacattgtgtcaattgagtctatatGTAACCTATTTTGGTCGGAAATTGCTGACatagacaaattttaatattattttaattttttttttgaattttgtctttcttttctttgttcttgtttttctttgtacAACTTGGACTAGCGAGGGTGTCGTAGTCCTTGCTTAGATTCAGGCTAGGGCCGACACCCTTGAATTTGGTCAGCAAGGGCACCtatttgggtgagggcttggATGCCCTTGCCGGCTAGAGTagtaaaagaaataaacacaagaatttttttttttaaaattgaataaaacattaagatattattaaaaatcatccaCGATGGCATTACATAGGACATACGATGTCCATATTAGTAATTTTGGACCAAAATTGGTTAGATAAatttaattggcataattaaaatatttataattaaatcagtaaaagtgcaataatttcaaaaaaaattggacaat
Above is a window of Eucalyptus grandis isolate ANBG69807.140 chromosome 9, ASM1654582v1, whole genome shotgun sequence DNA encoding:
- the LOC104418234 gene encoding LOW QUALITY PROTEIN: protein CELLULOSE SYNTHASE INTERACTIVE 1 (The sequence of the model RefSeq protein was modified relative to this genomic sequence to represent the inferred CDS: inserted 2 bases in 2 codons); its protein translation is MKMNLRDRSSSMEDPDGTLASVAQCIEQLRQSTSSAQEKEHSLRQLLELIDTRENAFSAVGSHSQAVPVLVSLLRSGSVEVKIQAANVLGSLCKENDLRVKVLLGGCIPPLLGLLKSSSAEGQTAAAKTIYAVSQGGSKDHVGSKIFSTEGVVPVLWKQLRKAGNLVDGLLTGALRSLSSSTEGFWSATIQAGGADILVKLLIDGHSTTQANVCFLLACMMMEDASVCSNVLAADTTKHLLKLLGPGNEASIRAEAANALKSLSAQCKEARQKIASTNGIPALINATIAPSKEFMQGEYAQALQENAMCALANISGGLSYVISSLGQSLESCASPAQVADTLGALASALMIYDSKAESTRASDPMAVELTLIKQFKPRLPFLVQERTIEALASLYGNPILSLKLANSDDKRLLVGLITMATNEVQDELTRALLALCNNEGSLWRALQGREGVQLLISLLGLSSEQQQECAVALLSLLSNENDESKWAITAAGGIPPLVQILEIGSVKAKEDSALILRNLCNHSEDIRECVESADAVPALLWLLKNGSTNGKEIAAKTLNHLIHKSDTATISQLTALLTSDLPESKVYVLDALRSMLSVAPLGDTLREGSAANDAIETMIKLLSSSKEETQAKSASALAGIFCQRKDLRESSIAVKALVSVLKLLNVESQNILMESSRCLAAIFLSIKVNKDVAAIAKEALSPLVVLANSTELDVVEQATCALANLILDSEMSETAIPEEIISPATRVLREGTFGGKTHAAAAIARLLHTRQVDSALTDYVNHSGIVLALVSFLESTNNDPTATSEALDALALLSRSGSSGHIKPTWAVLAEFPNSITPIVASIANAEPLLQDKAIEVLSRLCRDQLLVLGDAVASASGCVSSVARRIINSKSRRVKIGGTALLICAAKVNYQRVIEDLNQSNSCTYLIQSLVTLASSAESSPLIGQTLDDKEALILFRHHKEETGSVESDAGSVTVIHGVNLAIWLLSVLASHDEKIKTVIMEAGAIEVLTDKITHYYSLYSQIEDKEDSSIWICALLLAILFQDRDIIRANATMKSIPALANLLKTEEPANRYFAAQAMCSLVCNGSRGTLLSVANSGAVNTVAAGGLISLLGCAHVDIFHLLELSEEFALVRYPDQVALERLFRVEDIRVGATSRKAIPALVDLLKPIPDRPDAPFLAXGLLTQLAKDCPSNKILMVEAGALEALTKYLSLGPQDVTEEAATDLLGILFSTPEIRKHESAFGAVSQLVAVLRLGGRAARYSASKALESXFSADHIRNAETSRQAVQPLVEVLSTGLEKEQHAAIAALVRLLSENPSRALAVADVEMNAVDVLCRILSSNCSMELKGDAAELCCVLFGNTRIRSTMAAARCVEPLVSLLVTEFSPAQHSVVRALEKLVEDEQLAELVAAHGAVVPLVGLLYGRNYLLHEAISRALVKLGKDRPACKMEMVKAGVIEGILDILHEAPDFLCAAFAELLRILTNNAGIAKGASAAKVVEPLFHLLTRAEFGPDGQHSALQVLVNVLEHPQCRSEYHLSSHQAIEPLIPLLDSTAPAVQQLAAELLSHLLSGEHLQKDSVMLQVIGPLVRVLGSGIHTLQQRAVRALERIALAWPNEIAKEGGVAELSKVILQTDPLLPHALWESASSVLSSILQFSSEFYLEVPVAVLVRLLHSGSESTVVGALNALLVLESDDSTSAEAMAESGAVEALLELIRSHQCEETAARLLEVLLNNVKIRETKVTKSAILPLSQYLLDPQTQAQQARLLATLALGDIFQNEGLARSADAVSACRALVNVLEDQPTEEMKVVAICALQNLVMYSRSNKRAVAEAGGVQVVLDLIGSSDPDTSVQAAMFIKLLFSNHTIQEYASSETVRAITAAIEKDLWATGTVNEEYLKALNAFFGNFPRLRATEPATLSIPHLVTSLKTGSEATQEAALDALFLLRQAWSACPAEVSRAQSVAAADAIPLLQYLIQSGPPRFQEKAEFLLQCLPGTLVVIIKRGNNMKQSVGNPSVFCKLTLGNTPPRQTKVVATGPNPEWEESFSWSFESPPKGQKLHISCKNKSKMGKSSFGKVTIQIDRVVMLGAVAGEYTLLPESKSGPSRNLEIEFQWSNK